A single Symbiobacterium thermophilum IAM 14863 DNA region contains:
- a CDS encoding Ger(x)C family spore germination protein, translating to MPRSLLVLLLVLPLLAGCWNKMEIEEGAYVLALGVDEGRGGSLAITVVIAKPRALAGKEGGSPEEPPVLITTVEAPGIAAATNILHGYIGRRVQFHHVQAVFVHEQLAREKGLVFLDEVARFRQLRETAFLIVTREPAAEFLQRVAPELDINPIKFIEQLTYHTRTSGTLPSASQISSFIALLNAEYQEPIAYYAALSAEESGSETISPERESQIEAGVLPRSGGPAVEMIGAAVFRGRRMVGVLNGEEVRALLVLQNRFQGAFDAIPDPGDPDEFIILHVSRGRPTRIFVDRLGEKPSIRAYITLEAEVVGVPSGIDYALPDRQDELEQAIGQHVLQTMERLIEKTQRWESDVAGFGRHAVSAFPTVQTWEAYNWPRRYAEAEITATVDVRLRRFGLTLAPTRSSEERMTR from the coding sequence ATGCCACGTAGCCTGCTGGTCCTCCTGCTGGTCCTCCCGCTGCTGGCCGGCTGCTGGAACAAGATGGAGATCGAGGAGGGCGCCTACGTGCTGGCGTTGGGGGTGGACGAGGGCCGCGGCGGCAGCCTCGCCATCACCGTGGTCATCGCCAAGCCCCGTGCGCTGGCGGGAAAGGAGGGCGGCAGCCCCGAAGAGCCGCCCGTCCTGATCACGACGGTGGAGGCGCCCGGAATCGCCGCGGCGACCAACATCCTGCACGGGTACATCGGCCGGCGGGTCCAGTTCCACCACGTGCAGGCGGTGTTCGTGCACGAACAGCTGGCGCGGGAGAAGGGGCTGGTGTTCCTGGACGAGGTCGCCCGCTTCCGCCAGCTGCGGGAGACGGCCTTCCTGATCGTCACCCGGGAGCCGGCGGCCGAGTTCCTGCAGCGGGTGGCGCCGGAGCTGGATATCAACCCGATCAAGTTCATCGAGCAGCTCACGTACCATACGCGGACCAGCGGCACGCTGCCGTCGGCCAGCCAGATCAGCTCCTTCATCGCGCTGCTGAACGCGGAGTACCAGGAGCCGATCGCCTACTACGCCGCCCTCTCCGCCGAGGAGAGCGGGAGCGAGACCATCTCCCCCGAGCGGGAGTCGCAGATCGAGGCCGGCGTTCTGCCCCGCAGCGGCGGCCCCGCCGTGGAGATGATCGGCGCCGCGGTCTTCCGGGGGCGCCGGATGGTCGGCGTGCTGAACGGCGAGGAGGTCCGGGCGCTGCTGGTCCTGCAGAACCGCTTCCAGGGCGCCTTCGACGCCATCCCCGACCCCGGCGACCCGGACGAGTTCATCATCCTGCACGTAAGCCGGGGGCGGCCGACCCGCATCTTCGTGGACCGGCTGGGGGAGAAGCCCTCCATCCGGGCGTACATCACGCTGGAGGCTGAGGTGGTGGGCGTGCCTTCGGGCATCGACTACGCCCTGCCCGACAGGCAGGACGAACTGGAGCAGGCCATCGGGCAGCACGTGCTGCAGACCATGGAGCGGCTGATCGAGAAGACGCAGCGGTGGGAGAGCGACGTCGCCGGCTTCGGCCGCCACGCGGTGTCGGCTTTCCCCACCGTGCAGACCTGGGAAGCGTACAACTGGCCCAGGCGGTACGCCGAGGCGGAGATCACCGCCACCGTGGACGTCCGGCTGCGGCGCTTCGGCCTCACGCTGGCGCCGACCCGGTCCTCCGAGGAGAGGATGACGCGTTGA
- a CDS encoding YitT family protein, producing the protein MLWILQLLAGALLMALSANVFLVPLKLAEGGVTGIGIILYHLLGVPMWVTQVVVNIPILALGLKVKGWRLIRRSLIGVAAYSFFLAVTANVPPITDQVVLAIIYGGLTMGIGLGLVLRSGGSTGGTEVLALVLQQRSGFSVGSMVLAVDTVVLAMAAVAFSPEAAMWAVITLIISSKVVDVVQVGLYSARGVTIITTRPEPIARRIMNEVERGVTIINGTGAFTGEPRTILYTVAQRTELTQVKQIAYAEDPKAFVVVAEVHEVLGEGFRDPSKDMH; encoded by the coding sequence GTGCTCTGGATACTGCAGCTGCTCGCCGGCGCGCTGCTGATGGCCCTCTCGGCCAATGTCTTCCTCGTGCCGCTGAAGCTGGCCGAAGGCGGCGTCACCGGCATCGGCATCATCCTCTACCACCTCCTGGGGGTGCCCATGTGGGTCACCCAGGTGGTCGTCAACATCCCCATCCTCGCCCTTGGGCTGAAAGTAAAGGGCTGGCGGCTCATCCGGCGCTCGCTCATCGGGGTGGCCGCCTACTCGTTCTTCCTGGCGGTCACGGCCAACGTCCCGCCCATCACGGACCAGGTGGTGCTGGCCATCATCTACGGCGGCCTCACCATGGGCATCGGCCTGGGCCTGGTCCTGCGTTCCGGCGGCAGCACGGGGGGCACCGAGGTGCTGGCCCTGGTGCTGCAGCAGCGGTCCGGCTTCTCGGTCGGATCCATGGTGCTCGCGGTGGACACCGTCGTCCTGGCCATGGCGGCGGTCGCCTTCTCGCCCGAGGCGGCCATGTGGGCGGTCATCACCCTGATCATCTCGTCGAAGGTCGTCGACGTCGTGCAGGTGGGCCTCTACTCGGCCCGGGGCGTGACCATCATCACCACCCGGCCGGAGCCGATCGCTCGCCGGATCATGAACGAGGTCGAGCGCGGCGTGACGATCATCAACGGCACCGGGGCCTTCACCGGCGAGCCCCGCACCATCCTCTATACCGTCGCCCAGCGCACCGAGCTCACCCAGGTCAAGCAGATCGCGTACGCGGAGGACCCGAAGGCGTTCGTGGTGGTGGCTGAGGTGCACGAGGTGCTGGGCGAGGGCTTCCGGGACCCGTCGAAGGATATGCACTAG
- the tatA gene encoding twin-arginine translocase TatA/TatE family subunit, producing the protein MFGRLGTMEILLIVLVILLLFGGAKLPQLARGLGDSIKEFRKAVKQDDDKNVSDKEKEQE; encoded by the coding sequence ATGTTTGGCCGCCTCGGCACCATGGAGATCCTGCTTATCGTCCTCGTCATTCTCCTGCTCTTCGGCGGCGCCAAGCTGCCGCAGCTGGCGCGCGGGCTGGGGGATTCGATCAAGGAGTTCCGCAAGGCGGTCAAGCAGGACGACGACAAGAACGTTTCGGACAAGGAGAAGGAGCAGGAGTAG
- a CDS encoding glycerophosphodiester phosphodiesterase, with amino-acid sequence MPQVIGHRGAAGTHPENTMVSFRRAFELGVDGIEFDVHRTADGHLVVIHDPAVDRTTDGSGLVMAMTLEQIRALDAGSWKDPRFAGERVPTLQELVRATPPGVRLYLELKAGSVHYPGIEQELVDLLKAEGVLDRTQVSSFDHRALVKLKEICPELPLGMLTSSNLVDPVGMAKAIGCEAIHPAWPWVTPEYVEAAHAAGLKVNCWTVNDPLALALMQNAGVDGIMTDYPERLRNG; translated from the coding sequence ATGCCGCAGGTGATCGGTCACAGGGGTGCCGCCGGCACCCACCCGGAGAACACCATGGTTTCGTTCCGAAGGGCCTTCGAACTGGGCGTCGACGGCATCGAGTTCGACGTGCACCGCACGGCCGACGGCCACCTGGTCGTCATCCACGACCCGGCGGTGGACCGCACCACCGACGGGTCCGGGCTGGTGATGGCCATGACGCTGGAGCAGATCCGGGCGCTGGACGCCGGCTCCTGGAAGGACCCGCGCTTCGCCGGCGAACGGGTGCCCACCCTGCAGGAGCTGGTGCGGGCCACGCCGCCCGGGGTCCGGCTCTACCTGGAGCTGAAGGCAGGGTCGGTGCACTACCCGGGCATCGAGCAGGAGCTGGTCGACCTGCTGAAGGCGGAGGGTGTCCTGGACCGTACGCAGGTCTCCTCCTTCGATCACCGCGCCCTGGTGAAGCTGAAGGAGATCTGTCCGGAGCTGCCCCTGGGCATGCTGACCTCGAGCAACCTGGTGGACCCCGTCGGCATGGCGAAGGCGATCGGGTGCGAGGCCATCCATCCCGCGTGGCCGTGGGTGACGCCCGAGTACGTGGAGGCCGCACACGCGGCGGGGCTGAAGGTGAACTGCTGGACGGTGAACGATCCGCTGGCGCTCGCCCTCATGCAGAACGCCGGGGTTGACGGCATCATGACCGACTATCCGGAGCGCCTCCGGAACGGCTGA
- a CDS encoding LysR family transcriptional regulator — translation MDLKLLRTFVTAAELENFHQTAERLYLAQPTVTTHIRQLEHLLGFQLFERVGKRVRLTPAGHRFLPHARRVLATYEQAVNEMTAWWQGYDTRLQLVTSPLVATSVLPGLLKEFTQENPRVEVIITTEVSSAVGQVVASGAAHVGLARAPSTHPDTISTVLYTDPVVLVAAPENAAGAGWMDLIGRHLLLTGNHPIYWDPLLVAVSRRQPHLRTLAVDRVDVTKRLLEEGLGVSFLPLSSVVRELAEGRLVTVPVDMELPTAATYLILPQHREVPDAARQFVQLLKRSFPGGVAPGPQGR, via the coding sequence ATGGACCTCAAACTACTCCGCACCTTCGTGACGGCAGCGGAGCTGGAGAACTTCCACCAGACCGCCGAGCGGCTCTACCTGGCCCAGCCCACGGTTACGACGCACATCCGCCAGTTGGAACACCTGCTGGGTTTCCAGCTCTTCGAGCGGGTGGGCAAGCGGGTCCGGCTGACGCCGGCCGGGCACCGGTTCCTGCCGCATGCCCGCAGGGTGCTGGCCACTTACGAGCAGGCCGTGAACGAGATGACCGCCTGGTGGCAGGGTTATGATACCCGGCTGCAACTGGTCACCTCGCCGCTGGTGGCCACATCGGTCCTGCCGGGGCTGCTCAAGGAGTTCACCCAGGAGAACCCGCGGGTCGAGGTGATCATCACCACCGAGGTCTCCTCCGCCGTCGGGCAGGTGGTCGCTTCCGGCGCCGCGCACGTAGGGCTGGCCCGGGCGCCCTCGACGCATCCGGACACGATTTCGACAGTACTGTACACGGATCCTGTCGTGTTGGTGGCCGCGCCGGAAAATGCTGCCGGTGCCGGCTGGATGGACCTGATCGGCCGCCACCTGCTGCTCACCGGCAACCACCCGATCTACTGGGATCCCCTCCTGGTGGCGGTCAGCCGGCGACAGCCCCACCTGCGCACCCTGGCGGTGGACCGTGTCGACGTCACCAAGCGGCTGCTGGAAGAGGGCCTCGGCGTCTCGTTCCTCCCCCTTTCTTCGGTGGTGCGGGAACTGGCCGAAGGGCGGCTGGTCACCGTGCCGGTGGACATGGAGCTGCCCACGGCGGCCACCTACCTGATCCTGCCCCAGCACCGGGAGGTGCCCGACGCGGCCAGGCAGTTCGTGCAGCTGTTGAAGCGGTCATTCCCCGGCGGCGTTGCCCCCGGGCCGCAGGGGCGGTGA
- a CDS encoding NUDIX hydrolase codes for MTPPDEPALRETRIGAYGICICDDRILVVRKAKGPYKGLYDLPGGGVEFGESPTETVAREFLEEAGVAVEVKELVGSFSLVSVFPADSGTHLVELHHLGFLYRVNLAAPAPIKEDPDGRDSLGSVWLPLRDASPDKLSPLAREGLQCISSQGSGISLRRRAQ; via the coding sequence ATGACACCGCCGGATGAACCCGCGCTGCGTGAAACCCGGATCGGTGCATACGGAATCTGCATCTGCGATGACCGGATACTCGTGGTCCGAAAAGCGAAGGGGCCGTACAAGGGTCTGTACGATCTTCCTGGCGGCGGCGTGGAGTTCGGCGAATCCCCCACCGAGACCGTGGCCAGGGAGTTCCTGGAGGAGGCGGGGGTGGCGGTCGAGGTGAAGGAGCTGGTCGGCTCGTTCAGCCTCGTCTCCGTCTTCCCGGCGGATTCGGGCACGCACCTGGTCGAGCTCCATCACCTGGGGTTTCTGTACCGGGTGAATCTGGCGGCGCCGGCGCCCATCAAAGAGGATCCCGACGGCCGCGACTCCCTCGGGTCGGTCTGGCTGCCGCTCAGAGACGCAAGCCCGGACAAGCTCTCCCCTTTGGCCCGCGAGGGTCTGCAATGCATTTCCAGCCAGGGATCGGGTATATCCCTCCGCCGACGCGCACAATAG
- a CDS encoding acyl-CoA dehydrogenase translates to MNFFLTEEQNMVRQAIRELAEKEIAPRSAEFNRKHEFPWPNFKLLAENGYLNMHLPEPYGGGMDWVSYAIVIEELARACAVTAVIYEVHCSLHSEAIFHFGSEEQKQKYLPRLTRGEILGAYALTEPGAGSDAAAIRTTAIRDGDSYILNGEKTFITNGGQAGLYVVFARTNPDPSVGHRGISAFLVEADTPGFSVGKPMEKMGLHASHTTTLHFEDCRIPASQLLGKEGEGFKIAMAILDRGRIGIAAQAVGITQAALEDSIKFAKERHTFGKPIAEHQAIAWKIADMATDLEAARLLLYRAAFLMQQGVRATKEISMAKLFASEMAMKHTVEAVQIHGGYGYMQEYRVERLMREAKITQLYEGTSEIQRLVISRALLRD, encoded by the coding sequence GTGAACTTCTTCCTGACCGAAGAGCAGAACATGGTGCGGCAGGCGATCCGGGAACTGGCGGAAAAGGAGATCGCACCGCGCTCGGCCGAGTTCAACCGGAAGCACGAGTTCCCCTGGCCGAACTTCAAGCTTCTGGCCGAAAACGGCTACCTGAACATGCATCTGCCGGAGCCCTACGGCGGCGGCATGGACTGGGTGAGCTACGCGATCGTCATCGAGGAGCTGGCCCGGGCGTGCGCCGTTACCGCGGTCATCTACGAGGTGCACTGCTCGCTGCACTCGGAGGCGATCTTCCACTTCGGCAGCGAGGAGCAGAAACAGAAATACCTGCCGCGCCTGACCCGGGGCGAGATCCTGGGGGCCTACGCCCTCACCGAGCCCGGCGCGGGCTCCGACGCGGCCGCCATCCGCACCACGGCGATCCGGGACGGCGATTCGTACATCCTCAACGGCGAGAAGACCTTCATCACCAACGGCGGCCAGGCCGGGCTGTACGTGGTCTTCGCCCGGACCAACCCCGACCCGTCCGTCGGCCACCGGGGCATCTCCGCCTTCCTGGTGGAGGCCGATACCCCCGGGTTCAGCGTCGGCAAGCCCATGGAGAAGATGGGGCTGCACGCCTCGCACACGACGACGCTGCACTTCGAGGACTGCCGGATCCCCGCCTCGCAGCTGCTGGGCAAGGAGGGCGAGGGCTTCAAGATCGCCATGGCGATCCTCGACCGGGGGCGCATCGGCATCGCCGCCCAGGCGGTGGGCATCACGCAGGCGGCCCTCGAGGACTCGATCAAGTTCGCCAAGGAGCGGCACACCTTCGGCAAGCCCATCGCCGAGCACCAGGCCATCGCCTGGAAGATCGCGGACATGGCCACCGACCTGGAAGCCGCCCGGCTCCTGCTCTACCGCGCCGCGTTCCTCATGCAGCAGGGGGTCCGGGCGACGAAGGAAATCTCGATGGCCAAGCTGTTCGCGTCGGAGATGGCGATGAAGCACACGGTGGAGGCCGTGCAGATCCACGGCGGCTACGGGTACATGCAGGAGTACCGGGTTGAGCGGCTGATGCGGGAGGCCAAGATCACGCAACTGTACGAGGGCACCAGCGAGATCCAGCGGCTGGTGATCTCCCGGGCGCTGCTGCGGGATTGA
- the meaB gene encoding methylmalonyl Co-A mutase-associated GTPase MeaB, which produces MRPEDRAAELFARLRSGDRRALARAITWIENGDEEAVALLRLVYPLTGRAHVVGVTGPPGAGKSTLVDRLAAEQRARGRTVAIVAVDPTSPFSGGAILGDRIRMQRTLTDPGVFMRSLAARGHLGGLSPATGEVVSVLDAFGFDVILVETVGAGQSEVEIMALAHTTCVVVVPGLGDEIQAIKAGILEIGDVFVCNKADRDGADRTVSEIEMMLDLGHMGRPGINRWPAGEDGNRNADAAAAGDRALSQDGEGPSLPPGAEEALRRLDRTGHHSAEELRYAARFMTRAAAHAAARHGTARPGDVSWRPPVVKTVAKDGQGVDAVVDRLDEHLAFLRETGRWEARREQDAAQRLQELVGQRAAQATLERARAAGDFEELVRQVAERRLDPYTAAEEIMRNHWGR; this is translated from the coding sequence ATGAGGCCAGAGGACCGGGCTGCTGAGCTGTTCGCCCGTCTCCGCTCCGGGGACCGGCGGGCCCTCGCGCGGGCGATCACCTGGATCGAGAACGGGGACGAGGAGGCGGTTGCGCTGTTGCGCCTGGTCTACCCGCTGACCGGGCGGGCCCACGTGGTGGGCGTCACCGGGCCGCCCGGAGCCGGCAAGTCCACCCTGGTGGACCGGCTGGCCGCCGAGCAGCGCGCCCGCGGCCGCACGGTCGCGATCGTGGCGGTGGACCCGACCAGCCCGTTCTCGGGAGGCGCCATCCTGGGCGACCGGATCCGCATGCAGCGGACGCTGACCGACCCCGGCGTCTTCATGCGCTCCCTGGCCGCCCGGGGCCACCTGGGGGGGCTCTCGCCCGCCACCGGCGAGGTGGTGTCGGTGCTGGACGCCTTCGGCTTCGACGTGATCCTTGTGGAGACGGTGGGGGCGGGTCAGTCGGAGGTCGAGATCATGGCCCTGGCGCACACCACCTGCGTGGTGGTGGTGCCGGGGCTGGGCGACGAGATCCAGGCGATCAAGGCCGGGATCCTGGAGATCGGCGACGTCTTCGTCTGCAACAAGGCGGACCGGGACGGTGCGGACCGGACGGTGAGCGAGATCGAGATGATGCTGGATCTGGGCCACATGGGCCGCCCGGGCATCAACCGGTGGCCGGCCGGGGAGGACGGGAACCGGAATGCTGACGCGGCGGCTGCGGGGGACCGGGCCCTGTCGCAGGACGGCGAGGGACCGTCCCTGCCGCCCGGCGCCGAGGAAGCGCTGCGCCGGCTGGACCGCACGGGCCATCACAGCGCGGAGGAACTGCGGTACGCCGCGCGCTTCATGACCCGGGCCGCGGCGCACGCGGCGGCGCGGCACGGGACGGCCAGGCCCGGGGACGTCTCCTGGCGCCCGCCGGTGGTGAAGACCGTCGCGAAGGACGGCCAGGGCGTGGACGCGGTGGTGGACCGTCTGGACGAGCACCTGGCCTTCCTGCGGGAGACCGGTCGCTGGGAGGCCCGCCGGGAGCAGGACGCGGCCCAGCGGCTGCAGGAGTTGGTGGGACAGCGGGCCGCGCAGGCTACCCTGGAGCGGGCCCGGGCCGCCGGCGACTTCGAGGAGCTGGTGCGGCAGGTGGCCGAGCGGCGGCTCGATCCGTACACCGCCGCCGAGGAGATCATGCGCAACCACTGGGGCCGCTGA
- a CDS encoding cobalamin B12-binding domain-containing protein — translation MAKLGLDAHDRGAKVIARAYRDAGFEVIYTGLYQRPEAVAAAAIQEDVDVIAISSLAGAHGVLIPQLIQLLREQGVDDVLILAGGIIPDDEVPALLEAGVARVFGPGSDLEEIIQYTRENVKR, via the coding sequence GTGGCCAAGCTGGGACTGGACGCCCACGACCGGGGGGCGAAGGTCATCGCCCGGGCGTACCGGGACGCCGGGTTCGAGGTGATCTACACCGGCCTCTACCAGCGGCCGGAGGCGGTGGCCGCGGCCGCGATCCAGGAGGACGTGGACGTCATCGCGATCTCGTCGCTGGCCGGGGCGCACGGCGTGCTGATCCCGCAGCTCATCCAGCTGCTCCGGGAGCAGGGGGTGGACGACGTGCTCATCCTGGCGGGCGGGATCATCCCCGACGACGAGGTGCCCGCCCTGCTGGAGGCCGGCGTCGCCCGGGTGTTCGGCCCGGGGTCGGACCTGGAGGAGATCATTCAGTACACGAGGGAGAACGTGAAGCGATGA
- a CDS encoding acyl-CoA mutase large subunit family protein: protein MATAERKERFAGVSGRPVKRFYGPEDIAGMEYERDLGDPGEYPFTRGIHPTMYRGKLWTMRQFAGFGTAEETNARFRYLLEQGQTGLSTAFDMPTLLGYDSDHPYANGEVGKLGVAIDSLKDFEILFEGIPLDKVSTSMTINPPASIMLAMYLVVAEKQGVSWDQVSGTIQNDILKDYIAQKTYIYPPAPSMRLITDVMAFCARHVPKWNTISISGYHIREAGATAAQELAFTLADGIAYVEAGIKAGLDVDEFAPRLSFFFDVHNDFFEEIAKFRAARRIWARVMRERFGARNPRSWMLRTHAQTAGVSLTAQQPENNIVRVTLQALAAVLGGTQSLHTNSYDEALALPSEEAVRIALRTQQIIAEESGVANVVDPLAGSYYVEYLTNKLEEEAYAYFEQIEAQGGVIAAIEKGWFQQQIADSAYRFQRRVMNGDYKVVGVNAYVDPNEKPVTNILKVNPEVQRRQIERVRAVRAARDQKAAEAALAELRRASQTDENLMPYILECVRRYCTVGEICGVWRELWGEYREESVY from the coding sequence GTGGCCACAGCGGAGCGCAAGGAGCGGTTCGCCGGGGTATCCGGCCGGCCGGTGAAGCGGTTCTACGGACCCGAGGACATCGCGGGCATGGAGTACGAGCGGGACCTGGGGGATCCCGGCGAGTACCCCTTCACCCGGGGCATACACCCGACCATGTACCGCGGAAAGCTCTGGACCATGCGGCAGTTCGCGGGCTTCGGCACGGCGGAGGAGACCAACGCCCGGTTCCGCTACCTGCTCGAGCAGGGGCAGACGGGCCTCTCCACCGCCTTCGACATGCCGACCCTGCTGGGGTACGACTCCGATCACCCGTACGCCAACGGCGAGGTGGGCAAGCTGGGGGTCGCCATCGACTCCCTGAAGGACTTCGAGATCCTGTTCGAGGGCATCCCCCTGGACAAGGTCTCCACCTCCATGACCATCAACCCGCCTGCCTCGATCATGCTGGCCATGTACCTGGTGGTGGCGGAGAAGCAGGGCGTCTCCTGGGACCAGGTGAGCGGCACCATCCAGAACGACATCCTGAAGGACTATATCGCCCAGAAGACCTATATCTACCCGCCCGCCCCCTCGATGCGGCTGATCACCGACGTCATGGCCTTCTGCGCCCGGCACGTGCCCAAGTGGAACACCATTTCCATCTCCGGTTACCACATCCGGGAGGCCGGGGCCACCGCGGCGCAGGAGTTGGCCTTCACCCTGGCCGACGGCATCGCCTACGTGGAGGCGGGCATCAAGGCGGGGCTGGACGTGGACGAGTTCGCCCCGCGCCTCTCCTTCTTCTTCGACGTGCACAACGACTTCTTCGAGGAGATCGCCAAGTTCCGGGCCGCCCGGCGCATCTGGGCCCGGGTGATGCGGGAGCGGTTCGGCGCCAGGAACCCCCGCTCCTGGATGCTGCGCACCCACGCCCAGACCGCGGGCGTCAGCCTCACCGCCCAGCAGCCGGAGAACAACATCGTGCGGGTGACCCTGCAGGCCCTGGCTGCGGTGCTGGGCGGCACGCAGTCGCTGCACACCAACTCCTACGACGAGGCGCTGGCGCTGCCCAGCGAGGAGGCGGTGCGCATCGCCCTGCGCACCCAGCAGATCATCGCCGAGGAGAGCGGCGTCGCTAACGTGGTCGACCCGCTGGCCGGCTCCTACTACGTGGAGTACCTGACCAACAAGCTGGAGGAGGAGGCCTACGCCTACTTCGAGCAGATCGAGGCCCAGGGCGGCGTGATCGCCGCGATCGAAAAGGGCTGGTTCCAGCAGCAGATCGCCGACTCCGCCTACCGCTTTCAGCGGCGGGTGATGAACGGGGACTACAAGGTGGTGGGGGTCAACGCCTACGTGGACCCCAACGAGAAGCCCGTGACCAACATCCTGAAGGTCAACCCCGAGGTGCAGCGGCGGCAGATCGAGCGGGTGCGCGCCGTGCGCGCGGCCCGGGACCAGAAGGCCGCCGAGGCCGCCCTGGCGGAGCTGCGCCGCGCTTCGCAGACCGACGAGAACCTGATGCCCTACATCCTCGAGTGTGTGCGGCGCTACTGCACCGTGGGGGAGATCTGCGGCGTCTGGCGCGAGCTGTGGGGCGAGTACCGGGAGGAGTCGGTGTACTAG
- a CDS encoding GNAT family N-acetyltransferase, producing MYQYRHGHAGDLPWLLQAAAAAAWESLDPEERARVHPLQAAQRAALQCQQVLAAPGSVLLVAQHGAAPVGYLLLALAQDGSTEEPTALLIDLWVHPAHRRRGVGSALLAAAERGVAALGLRKIKLWTGLHHTPVVEFALSRGFVPAGLIGVKDL from the coding sequence ATGTACCAGTACCGGCACGGCCACGCGGGGGACCTGCCGTGGCTGCTCCAGGCGGCGGCCGCGGCGGCATGGGAGTCGCTCGACCCCGAGGAGCGCGCCCGGGTGCATCCGCTTCAGGCCGCGCAGCGGGCGGCGCTGCAGTGCCAGCAGGTGCTCGCCGCACCGGGCAGCGTGCTGCTCGTGGCCCAGCACGGGGCGGCGCCGGTGGGCTACCTGCTGCTTGCCCTGGCGCAGGACGGCAGCACCGAGGAGCCCACGGCCCTGCTGATCGACCTCTGGGTGCACCCCGCCCACCGGCGCCGCGGGGTGGGGAGCGCGCTGCTGGCGGCCGCAGAGCGGGGCGTGGCCGCCCTGGGCCTGCGGAAGATCAAGCTGTGGACCGGGCTGCACCACACGCCCGTGGTGGAGTTCGCCCTCAGCCGGGGGTTCGTTCCGGCCGGCCTGATCGGCGTCAAGGACCTGTAA
- a CDS encoding GNAT family N-acetyltransferase, translated as MVEVRFWRLNDLPWLLHMAAVTDWEIMNPTDRAVARPEVVQANAHRNLLATLASPGGTAFVADDGGRPVGFLLIGIRPDDRTGEWQGYMADIYLLPEYRGKGIAKRLHEAGEWYLRQLGIRRITNWVHATNPLGQKASQARGFRVWGVMMEKLLTG; from the coding sequence GTGGTGGAGGTGCGCTTCTGGCGGCTGAACGACCTGCCCTGGCTCCTGCACATGGCGGCGGTGACCGACTGGGAGATCATGAACCCCACCGACCGGGCGGTGGCCAGGCCCGAGGTCGTCCAGGCCAACGCCCACCGCAACCTGCTGGCCACCCTGGCCTCCCCCGGCGGGACGGCTTTCGTGGCCGACGACGGCGGACGGCCCGTGGGCTTCCTCCTCATCGGCATCCGGCCGGACGACCGGACCGGCGAGTGGCAGGGCTACATGGCCGACATCTACCTGCTGCCCGAATACCGGGGCAAGGGCATCGCCAAGCGGCTGCACGAGGCCGGCGAGTGGTACTTACGGCAGTTGGGCATCCGGCGGATCACCAACTGGGTCCACGCCACCAACCCGCTGGGACAGAAGGCGTCGCAGGCCCGGGGCTTCCGCGTGTGGGGCGTGATGATGGAAAAGCTGCTGACCGGTTAG
- a CDS encoding DUF5995 family protein: MRMGGAEVNGIDDLAAVMDVHLARFDRDGDHRAAFLRVYRHMTLAVRERLRRPFFLDPAWVERVAVRFGWYYFDALERFERGDDPPPAWAYAFDIAARKRAFLLQDILLGMNAHINNDLPLVVAEILRAEGDERSVFETVRRRFDHDQINRVLHDVIPGVQDEVARHYGRLIRPLGRLMGDLDRQLTTYGLKTWRDQVWRNARCLLAAAGEEERQLVIRFIQQDALHLAREIYRFAPLRLLRPLARWMRRWRLF; the protein is encoded by the coding sequence ATGCGGATGGGCGGGGCGGAGGTGAACGGCATCGACGACCTGGCGGCCGTCATGGACGTCCACCTGGCCCGGTTCGACCGGGACGGAGACCACCGCGCGGCTTTCCTGCGGGTCTACCGACACATGACCCTGGCCGTTCGCGAGCGGCTCCGCCGCCCCTTCTTCCTCGATCCCGCCTGGGTGGAGCGGGTCGCCGTGCGCTTCGGCTGGTACTACTTCGACGCGCTGGAGCGGTTCGAGCGGGGCGACGACCCGCCGCCCGCCTGGGCCTACGCCTTCGACATCGCCGCGCGCAAGCGGGCGTTCCTCCTCCAGGACATCCTCCTGGGGATGAACGCCCACATCAACAACGACCTGCCGCTGGTGGTGGCCGAGATCCTGCGCGCGGAGGGTGACGAACGGTCGGTCTTCGAAACGGTCCGGCGCCGCTTCGACCACGACCAGATCAACCGGGTGCTGCACGACGTCATCCCCGGCGTGCAGGACGAGGTCGCCCGGCACTACGGCCGCCTCATCCGCCCCCTCGGCCGGCTGATGGGCGACCTGGACCGGCAGCTGACCACCTACGGCCTGAAGACCTGGCGGGACCAGGTCTGGCGCAACGCCCGCTGCCTGCTGGCCGCCGCGGGCGAGGAGGAGCGGCAACTGGTGATCCGGTTCATCCAGCAGGACGCTTTGCATCTGGCCCGGGAAATCTACCGCTTCGCCCCCCTGCGCCTCCTCCGCCCCCTCGCCCGCTGGATGCGCCGCTGGCGGCTCTTCTGA